Proteins encoded in a region of the Orcinus orca chromosome X, mOrcOrc1.1, whole genome shotgun sequence genome:
- the LOC101290073 gene encoding LOW QUALITY PROTEIN: exportin-6-like (The sequence of the model RefSeq protein was modified relative to this genomic sequence to represent the inferred CDS: inserted 6 bases in 4 codons; substituted 3 bases at 3 genomic stop codons) has product MASEEASLGALESLMTEFFHDCTTNERKREIEELLDNFAQQIGAWRFCQYFLSSTRNDCVMMYSLTFFENLINKMWLGVPSQDKMEIRSCLSKLLLAHHKTLPYFIWNKLCKVIVDIGRQDWPLFYHDFFTNILQLIQSPVTTPLGLIMLKTTSEELACPAEDLRVARKEELRELLLDQVQTVLGLLTGILETVWDKHSVTATTPPPSPTSGESGDLLSNLLQSPSSAKLLNQPIPILDAESEYICSLALECLAHLFSRIPLSASIIPSLLTTIFHFACFGCDIQARKMASVNGSSQNCVLGQECSWLGVLAMSCINELMSKNCVPMEFEDYLLCMFQQTFYLQKITKDDNAHTVKRRLGELNECYIEKFNDLLQLFVSVHLRRIESYSQFPVVEFLTVLFKYTFHQPTHEGYFXCLDIWTLFLDYLTRKTKSRLGDREAVLNRYEDTLVLLLMEVLNRIHFRYSQAQLEELDDKTLDDDQQTEWQWYLHQSLEVVAKVMELLPTHAFSTLFPVLQDNLEVYLGGFPVYLGLGQFIFTSGSGHRLNITAENDCQQLHCSLXVLSSLLQAVGHLAEYFIGDVFTVRFRDTLTVVERLVKVTLYGSQIKLYNLETAVPSVLKPDLIDVHAXSLAALQAYSHWLAQYCSEAHRQNMQQFVTLIFTTMDTVTPLISTKVRDKLLLSVCHLLVSWATTVRPVFXSIPTVQKVFNRITDASTQQLVDKAQVLVCHALSNILLLPWPNISGNEQQWPVHSINHASLTSVLSRVYCNLKPSAVTPQRKMPLDDTKVIIHQTXVLEDIVENISGESTKSQQISYPSLQESVQVSLALFPAFIHQPDVSDEMLSFFPTLFRGLRVQMGVPFTEQIIQTFLDMFTREQLAESILHEGSTGCRVVEKFLKILQVVVQEPGQVFKPFLPSIIALCIEQVYPIIAERPSPDVKAELFELLFRSLHHNWRCFFKSTILASVQSGIAEEQMEDEPQFSAIVQAFGQSFLQPDIYLFKXNLFYLETLNTKQKLDHXKIFRTTILSQFVNMLLQILVHKSHDLLQEEIGIAIYSMASVDFDGFFTAFLPEFLTSCDGVDANQKNVLGWNFKMDGDLPSFAQNVYSLVNDLRYYRLCNDSLPPGTMKL; this is encoded by the exons ATGGCATCTGAAGAAGCCTCTCTCGGGGCATTGGAAAGTCTGATGACAGAGTTTTTCCACGACTGTACAACCAATGAAAGAAAACGTGAGATAGAGGAACTTCTTGATAACTTTGCTCAGCAAATAGGAGCCTGGAGATTCTGCCAGTATTTTCTCTCCAGCACTAGGAATGACTGTGTAATGATGTACAGTTTAACGTTTTTTGAGAATCTGATCAATAAAATGTGGCTTGGGGTCCCATCTCAGGATAAGATGGAAATCCGTAGCTGCCTGTCCAAACTCCTCTTGGCTCACCACAAAACCTTACCTTACTTCATCTGGAACAAGCTCTGCAAAGTGATTGTTGACATTGGCCGTCAAGATTGGCCCCTGTTCTACCATGACTTTTTTACTAACATTTTACAGTTGATCCAGTCCCCTGTGACAACTCCCCTCGGGCTGATCATGTTGAAGACAACTTCGGAAGAGCTGGCTTGTCCCGCTGAGGACCTCAGAGTGGCTCGGAAGGAGGAGTTGCGAGAGCTGCTGCTGGACCAGGTGCAGACAGTGCTTGGGCTACTGACAGGTATCTTGGAGACTGTCTGGGACAAACACAGCGTGActgccaccaccccaccaccatcCCCGACCTCAGGAGAAAGTGGTGACTTACTGAGTAACCTGTTGCAGAGTCCTAGTTCAGCCAAACTGTTGAATCAGCCAATCCCCATCCTTGATGCGGAGAGTGAGTATATCTGTTCCTTGGCCTTGGAGTGCCTGGCCCATCTCTTCAGTCGGATTCCTCTGTCTGCCAGCATCATCCCGTCCCTCCTTACCACCATCTTCCACTTTGCCTGCTTTGGCTGTGACATCCAGGCCAGAAAGATGGCATCGGTTAATGGCAGCAGCCAGAACTGTGTGTTGGGTCAGGAGTGCAGCTGGCTTGGGGTCCTGGCCATGTCCTGCATCAATGAACTCATGTCCAAGAACTGTGTGCCTATGGAATTCGAGGACTACTTACTGTGTATGTTCCAGCAGACTTTCTACCTGCAGAAAATCACCAAGGATGACAATGCCCACACGGTGAAGAGAAGGCTAGGAGAACTCAATGAGTGCTACATCGAGAAGTTTAATGACCTTCTGCAGCTCTTTGTGAGTGTTCACCTAAGAAGAATCGAGTCCTACTCCCAGTTCCCTGTGGTGGAGTTTTTGACAGTTTTGTTCAAGTACACATTTCATCAGCCTACTCATGAAGGTTACTT TTGTTTGGATATCTGGACGCTCTTTTTGGACTATCTGACAAGGAAAACGAAAAGCCGTCTAGGAGACAGGGAAGCAGTTCTCAACAGGTACGAAGACACCCTAGTCCTCTTGCTCATGGAGGTGTTGAATCGAATCCACTTCAGATACAGCCAGGCCCAGTTGGAGGAGTTGGATGACAAAACTCTGGATGACGATCAGCAGACAGAGTGGCAGTGGTACTTACACCAGAGCTTGGAGGTAGTGGCCAAAGTGATGGAGCTCCTTCCCACACACGCCTTCTCAACACTGTTCCCAGTTCTTCAGGACAATTTAGAAGTTTATCtgggggggttccctg tttatctGGGGTTAGGGCAGTTTATATTTACTTCAGGGTCAGGACACAGGTTGAACATCACAGCAGAGAATGACTGCCAGCAGCTGCACTGTTCCCTGTGAGTCCTGAGCTccctcctgcaggctgtgggCCACCTAGCTGAGTACTTCATCGGGGACGTGTTCACAGTGCGCTTCAGGGACACCCTCACTGTGGTGGAGAGGTTGGTCAAAGTCACTTTGTATGGATCTCAGATAAAATTGTACAACCTTGAGACTGCCGTGCCATCAGTATTGAAGCCTGATCTCATTGATGTGCATGCTTAGTCCCTGGCTGCTCTGCAGGCTTACTCTCACTGGCTAGCACAGTACTGCAGCGAGGCTCATCGGCAGAATATGCAGCAGTTTGTTACGCTCATCTTCACCACCATGGATACAGTCACACCTCTGATCAGCACCAAGGTCCGGGACAAATTGCTGCTATCTGTGTGCCATTTACTGGTCTCCTGGGCCACCACTGTGCGACCTGTCTT CAGCATCCCTACAGTACAGAAAGTATTCAACAGAATCACCGATGCCTCTACCCAGCAGCTTGTTGACAAGGCTCAGGTATTGGTGTGCCACGCCCTCTCTAACATCCTGTTGCTTCCGTGGCCAAACATCTCAGGGAACGAACAGCAGTGGCCTGTGCACTCCATCAACCATGCCAGCCTCACCTCTGTGCTCTCTCGGGTTTATTGCAACCTGAAGCCCAGTGCTGTCACCCCGCAGAGGAAGATGCCCCTGGATGACACCAAAGTGATTATCCACCAGA GTGTCTTAGAAGATATCGTGGAGAATATCTCTGGGGAATCCACCAAGTCCCAACAGATCAGCTACCCGTCCCTGCAGGAATCTGTTCAAGTCTCACTGGCCCTCTTTCCAGCTTTTATCCATCAGCCAGATGTGTCTGATGAGATGCTGAGCTTCTTCCCCACTCTGTTTCGAGGCCTTAGAGTACAGATGGGCGTGCCTTTCACTGAGCAGATCATACAGACTTTCCTCGATATGTTTACCAGAGAACAGTTGGCCGAGAGCATCCTCCACGAAGGCAGTACTGGCTGCCGGGTGGTTGAGAAGTTCCTGAAGATCCTGCAGGTGGTGGTCCAGGAACCTGGCCAGGTGTTCAAGCCCTTCCTCCCCAGCATCATCGCCCTGTGCATAGAGCAGGTGTATCCCATCATCGCTGAGCGCCCCTCCCCTGATGTGAAGGCTGAGCTGTTTGAGCTGCTTTTCCGGTCGCTCCATCACAACTGGAGGTGCTTCTTCAAGTCCACCATCCTAGCCAGTGTCCAGAGTGGGATTGCCGAGGAGCAGATGGAGGATGAGCCTCAGTTCAGTGCCATCGTGCAGGCTTTTGGACAGTCCTTTCTCCAGCCTGACATCTAcctatttaaataaaatctctttTACTTGGAGACTCTCAACACCAAGCAGAAGCTGGACC AGAAGATCTTCCGGACCACCATTCTCTCTCAGTTTGTGAACATGCTGCTCCAGATCCTGGTTCACAAGTCCCACGACCTCCTGCAGGAGGAGATTGGCATTGCCATTTACAGCATGGCCTCTGTGGACTTTGATGGCTTCTTCACAGCCTtcctcccagagtttctgaccAGCTGTGACGGTGTGGATGCCAACCAGAAAAATGTGCTGGGGTGGAATTTCAAGATGGATGGGGACCTGCCCTCATTCGCCCAGAATGTGTACAGCCTGGTCAACGACCTGCGTTACTACAGACTCTGCAACGACAGCCTGCCCCCCGGCACCATGAAGCTCTAG